In Candidatus Buchananbacteria bacterium, the DNA window TACCGCTCACCTCTACCGTTAGTATACAAGAATTCGAACCAATTGACAACGTTCCAACATAATCAACAAAATTATTGCGCAGACGCTCAAGTCCGTCTTCGATACAAGCATTGGCCAAGTTGCGAGCAATCGCTGCTTGAGTACTGCTAAAGCTAGATTGCAACTCATCAACGCCAGACAAGCTAATTGATAAACCAATCGCCAAGCCGGCAACGGCAACAATTAAAAGCGCGATCAATGCAATATATCCTTTTGGTTTAGTAGTATACATTTGTTTATTTCCTCCCCCGCAATTCAGCAGAAAATATCGCTGTCGTACTGGCGGCATATTCAGGCTGATTGCTTGGATTATCGTACTCCAAACGCAATGTCACGGCAACATTTTTCGTTCTGGCGTCGTATGATTGATCGGCAAAAACTCCGGTTACCTTAACCGAGGTGTCATGAAGAATAATCAGATTACTAAAGCCGACTTGTCTGGTCAGGGTGCTGTTAGCTGTGTCAAAATGCAAAGTAATATCATCACCGGGCATAGTTAACACTAAATTGTCATCGCTAATACTAGTGATATCCTGAGCCGCCCTAATGTCTTTGGTAATAATATTTGAAATAAACCGCAACTGCTGGTTAATATCTTGACTGGTATAATTTTTAGTTTGGCCGCTTAACATGTCAAGCATTAAATAAGAAATGCTAACCAAGATAATTGAAACGATTGCCAAATACAATATCAATTCAATTAAGGTAAACCCTGATTGTTTTTGAGACTTTTTCATTATGGTAAATAATTTATTTTGACTGATTCAAGACTTGGCGTGTTAACCCCGTCACCCACTAATTCGGCGCGATACTGCACCCAGCGGTTGAAGTTTAAATCAGCCGGAATAATTGATCCGCCACTATTGGTAAAGTAGGTACCTGGTCCGTTGTCACCGTACCAGGCGGTCCAGCTTCCGGGAAGACCTGCCGCGTCTGGAGCCGTTCTGACTTGCATTTTAATGTCACAATCGGGATTACACGACGGCACTGTTTCCTCCCAAGTGATGATATTAACTGATGCGTCGCCACCCATATCAAATGCCGACGATTCAAGCCAACCATTAGTTGCATACCCAGTTCCTCCAGCACCCGCCGCCTGGCCCCAGCCGATTTGAACATTGTCCAGTTCAACAGACTGTGCACCATTGCTGGATAAAAATGCCTTAAACATAATCTGCCCCGTTGTAGTCGGAAAACTGGCAATATTAGCATTAACTTCAACAGCAGTGTTACCGGAGTTTACCGGCACTCCCGAACTGGTCCAACTGGCACCATTCCAAAACTGCCAGGTCGCGCCGTTGTCATCAGAAAGCTGATAATAAATTTCACCGCTGTTTTTATTGGCTGTTTCTGTAAATGAAGCCCACGTGTCTAAGTCCGCTACAGTCAGGGCATTTATAGGGACAATTGATGGATTTGTTGTTGAATAGCTGCCCGACTCACTAATTTGAATTGTCTTTACCCAGCCGTCAGCGCCCGGACCAGTATAACCAACGGCCAAATAATCTGATGACAATGCGATCAGGCTTGGTGCATTAGCATTTACCGTATCAAATTCATACGTTGCAATAACTGAATCCGAGGTGTTCCCGGTGTTATCAACAGTAAACATTGCCACAAAACCGTCGTTACCGTTGCCGCGATAAGCCACGGCATAGTAATCGTCAAACCAATGAACAACGCTCGGTTCATACCCATTACTTGAATCAAACTCCAAGCTGTCAATTATCACGTTTGAAATATTACCCGCGCCATCAATCGCAAACGTTCGCACCCAGCCATCAGCGCCCGAACCGCGGTAGGCGACCGCATACACATCGCCGGCAACATGGATCAGGTCTGGCTCAAAACCGTTTGCCGTATCATACTCAAAATTATCAATTATCAAATTGCCAATGTTACCTGAACCGTTAATAGTAAAAGTTTTCACCCAGCCGTCATCTCCCGGACCCTGATAGGCGACCGCATACACATCGCCCGCAACATGGATCAGGTCTGGTCGACGACCATTGTTAGTATCAAACTCCAGCCGGTCAATCGTGGTATTAGAAATATTACCGCTACCGTCAATAGTAAAAGTTTTCACCCAGCCGTCATCTCCCGGACCGCGGTAGGCTACGGCGTAAACGGTCGCGGAAACCTGAACGATACTTGGTTCACGTCCATTGTTAGTATCAAACTCCAGCCGGTCAATCGTGGTATTAGAAATATTACCAAAGTTATCAATAGTCAGAGTTGCAACAAAACCGTCAGCGCCCGAACCGCGGTAGGCGACCGCATACACATCGCCCGCAACATGGATCAGGTCTGGCTCAAAACCGTTATACATGTCAAACTCCAGCTGGTCAATCGTGGTGTTAGAAATATTACCGCTACCGTCAATAGTAAAAGTTTTCACCCAGCCGTCATCTCCCGGTCCTTGATAGACGGCAGCATAAATGTTGCCAAAAATCGGCAACACCTCAACATAAAGACCCTCAGCGGTATCAAATTCTAGACTATCAATAAACGGCGAACTAAATCCGTTAACTGTTGCACCCGACGTTTTAAGCCGGGCGATCCCACTGCCAACCTCAATATTGTTTGCATCATAAACATACTCAGCCGGCTCTAAAAAAGTCCAGTCATAGTACTGGGAACAACTGATACTGATTTCATCAAGCTGAACAAACGCCGCACCATCGCTCTCTAAAAATGCCCGAAAGATTATTTGAGCACTGGTGGTTGAAAAATTTTGGATCGCTGAATTGACCACGCTGGCCTGGTTATAATCAGCCGGACCTGCAATCGTCCAACTGGCACCATTCCAAAACTGCCAGGTCGCGCCGTTGTCATCAGAAAGCTGATAATAAA includes these proteins:
- a CDS encoding type II secretion system protein codes for the protein MKKSQKQSGFTLIELILYLAIVSIILVSISYLMLDMLSGQTKNYTSQDINQQLRFISNIITKDIRAAQDITSISDDNLVLTMPGDDITLHFDTANSTLTRQVGFSNLIILHDTSVKVTGVFADQSYDARTKNVAVTLRLEYDNPSNQPEYAASTTAIFSAELRGRK